Proteins encoded within one genomic window of Geotalea daltonii FRC-32:
- a CDS encoding YggT family protein: protein MFIIANFLNAIAYVLEFSLNIYMYIIIARAILSWVNPDPYNPIVNFLYRATDPVLYRVRRMLPDMGGLDLSPMIVLLIIFFLQKFLVNSVFELANRLKFAVGA from the coding sequence ATGTTCATAATTGCCAATTTTCTCAATGCCATTGCCTATGTCCTTGAGTTCTCACTCAACATTTACATGTACATCATAATTGCCAGGGCAATTCTTTCCTGGGTCAATCCTGATCCATACAATCCGATAGTCAATTTTCTCTACCGTGCAACCGATCCGGTACTTTACCGGGTCCGGCGTATGCTCCCGGACATGGGGGGGCTGGACTTGTCCCCAATGATCGTACTGCTTATTATCTTTTTCCTGCAGAAGTTTCTGGTCAATTCCGTTTTTGAATTGGCAAACAGGCTGAAGTTCGCCGTGGGGGCATAA
- a CDS encoding DivIVA domain-containing protein — protein MKITPIDIQQQQFKGKMIGGLDPEDVDAFLQMVAQEMEGLLRENNELKEQLNRNSAAMAAMEGQETKLRDAVLAAQNIAEDMKANARKEATLLVSEAELKGERIIAAAEQKLVELTSQIQDLRREKVQFETSLKSLLDAHYKMLSFNEE, from the coding sequence GTGAAAATAACTCCCATAGACATCCAGCAGCAACAGTTCAAGGGGAAAATGATCGGTGGCCTCGACCCGGAGGATGTGGATGCCTTCCTGCAGATGGTAGCCCAGGAGATGGAAGGGCTTCTTCGGGAAAATAACGAGCTCAAGGAACAGCTGAATCGCAACAGTGCAGCCATGGCAGCCATGGAAGGCCAGGAAACGAAGCTTCGCGATGCAGTGCTTGCTGCCCAGAACATAGCTGAAGATATGAAGGCCAATGCCCGTAAGGAGGCTACTTTGCTTGTTTCTGAAGCCGAGTTGAAGGGTGAAAGAATTATTGCCGCTGCAGAACAGAAACTGGTGGAACTGACCAGCCAGATCCAGGACCTGCGCAGGGAGAAAGTGCAGTTTGAAACTTCCTTGAAGTCTCTTCTAGATGCCCACTACAAAATGCTCTCCTTCAATGAAGAATGA
- a CDS encoding DUF167 domain-containing protein, which translates to MKNDGDTGSLKVTETADGVIFTVHVQPRASRNEICGVQGDELRLRLTAPPVDDAANKLCIELLAKALGVAKSHLALTSGAKSRHKTIRAEGVSKNTVLSLVK; encoded by the coding sequence ATGAAGAATGACGGCGACACAGGCAGTCTCAAGGTAACCGAGACCGCTGATGGGGTGATTTTCACCGTTCACGTTCAACCCCGTGCTTCTCGCAATGAGATCTGCGGCGTTCAGGGAGACGAACTCAGGCTCCGCCTCACCGCACCGCCGGTCGATGACGCGGCCAACAAGCTCTGTATAGAGCTTTTGGCCAAGGCTCTCGGCGTGGCAAAATCCCATTTGGCCCTGACCTCTGGGGCGAAATCCCGGCACAAGACCATCAGGGCCGAAGGGGTCTCAAAGAATACTGTTCTTTCTCTGGTAAAATGA
- a CDS encoding CBS domain-containing protein: MKARDIMVSDVPVITTKATVAQAVQMLKDNYGDESFINAAPGLVVLSERGGLAGILTPLSVITALIGDMTGVTSAAKLDDSFFSERCDMIKGLPVSEIMERQAISVTEDAHVADIAELFVKHRFQRLPVVKGSRVVGIIYRSRLLFAMTEKMTT; the protein is encoded by the coding sequence ATGAAAGCCAGAGATATAATGGTTTCGGATGTTCCGGTCATTACCACCAAGGCCACAGTCGCACAAGCGGTGCAGATGCTGAAGGATAACTATGGTGACGAGAGCTTCATCAATGCCGCTCCCGGTCTTGTGGTGCTCTCCGAACGTGGAGGTCTTGCCGGCATCCTCACCCCTCTCAGCGTCATCACGGCCCTTATCGGGGACATGACCGGCGTGACATCGGCGGCAAAACTTGATGATTCTTTTTTTTCCGAACGCTGCGACATGATAAAGGGGCTGCCGGTTTCGGAGATCATGGAACGTCAGGCAATCTCCGTCACCGAGGACGCCCACGTTGCCGATATTGCCGAACTCTTCGTCAAGCACCGGTTTCAGCGCCTGCCGGTGGTCAAGGGAAGCCGGGTCGTCGGCATTATCTACCGTTCGCGTCTGCTCTTTGCCATGACTGAAAAAATGACAACTTGA
- a CDS encoding FmdB family zinc ribbon protein — protein MPLYEYACNSCGNNFELRQKFSDAPASECPSCGGPVQKLISQAGFSLKGGGWYNDGYSSSKSSDAPACPSGGSCAGCPSAAA, from the coding sequence ATGCCACTCTACGAATATGCATGCAACAGTTGCGGAAATAACTTCGAATTGCGCCAGAAGTTCTCGGATGCCCCTGCCAGTGAATGCCCCAGCTGTGGTGGACCTGTACAGAAGCTGATTTCCCAGGCAGGTTTCTCCCTCAAGGGGGGCGGATGGTACAACGATGGGTACAGCAGTAGCAAAAGTTCCGATGCCCCGGCTTGCCCTTCGGGTGGCAGCTGCGCCGGATGTCCGTCTGCCGCTGCATAG
- the folD gene encoding bifunctional methylenetetrahydrofolate dehydrogenase/methenyltetrahydrofolate cyclohydrolase FolD, which yields MAKIIDGKAIAAKIRGEITAEVAKLAAQGITPGLAVVLVGEDPASKVYVSMKEKACKDVGIFSDEYKLPAETTEEELLQLIDKLNKDRKIHGILVQLPLPKQINTEKVLEAISPEKDADGFHPYNVGRLVIGKPLFQPCTPYGVMVMLKETGVDLAGKEVVVVGRSNIVGKPVAFMCLQQNATVTLCHSKTRDLAAKVAMADVVIAAVGQPEMIKGAWIKKGAVVIDVGVNRVGEKKLVGDVEYEAASARASAITPVPGGVGPMTITMLLYNTLESAKRR from the coding sequence ATGGCGAAAATAATAGACGGGAAAGCAATTGCGGCAAAAATTCGCGGTGAAATTACCGCAGAGGTGGCGAAACTGGCCGCTCAGGGCATAACACCGGGTCTTGCCGTGGTGCTTGTGGGCGAAGATCCGGCAAGCAAGGTCTATGTCAGCATGAAGGAAAAGGCGTGCAAGGATGTGGGGATCTTTTCCGACGAATACAAACTTCCTGCGGAGACGACAGAAGAAGAGCTTTTGCAACTGATTGACAAGTTGAACAAGGACAGGAAGATACATGGCATCCTCGTCCAGCTTCCGCTGCCGAAGCAGATAAATACGGAAAAGGTGCTGGAGGCAATTTCTCCGGAAAAGGACGCCGATGGGTTCCACCCCTACAATGTGGGCAGGCTGGTCATCGGCAAGCCTCTTTTTCAGCCATGCACACCTTATGGAGTCATGGTCATGCTCAAGGAAACGGGGGTCGATCTTGCCGGCAAGGAGGTGGTCGTTGTCGGCCGCTCCAACATCGTCGGTAAGCCGGTTGCTTTCATGTGTCTGCAACAGAATGCCACGGTAACCCTCTGCCACTCCAAAACACGTGACTTGGCAGCCAAAGTGGCCATGGCCGATGTGGTGATTGCCGCCGTCGGCCAGCCGGAAATGATAAAGGGTGCCTGGATCAAGAAAGGGGCGGTGGTCATCGATGTGGGGGTGAATCGTGTCGGTGAAAAGAAGCTGGTCGGCGATGTTGAATACGAAGCAGCCTCTGCCCGCGCTTCAGCAATCACTCCGGTGCCCGGTGGTGTCGGACCGATGACGATTACCATGCTCCTTTACAATACACTGGAATCGGCGAAAAGGCGGTAA
- a CDS encoding methylenetetrahydrofolate reductase C-terminal domain-containing protein, with the protein MIVSKQKPIAEILAVLADDDKIFLIGCAKCATVCKAGGEEEIWQMQDTLTAAGKEVTGSVVIDEACHMLRSGRDLRAKKEMVDEADALLVLACGAGIQSISSSTPKKTVAGLNTLFLGNIRRFGHFEQKCSLCGDCILTETGCICPVTVCPKGLLNGPCGGMDNGRCETDKERECVWFQIYERLKARDALDKLKKTVSQKDYSGMLKPGTLKLEKEIPR; encoded by the coding sequence ATGATCGTAAGCAAACAAAAACCAATAGCTGAAATCCTTGCCGTTCTCGCCGATGATGATAAAATTTTTCTCATTGGCTGCGCAAAGTGCGCCACTGTCTGCAAGGCGGGGGGCGAGGAAGAGATTTGGCAGATGCAGGATACGTTGACTGCCGCCGGCAAGGAGGTGACCGGATCGGTGGTCATCGACGAGGCTTGCCACATGCTGCGTTCAGGCCGGGACCTGCGCGCGAAGAAGGAGATGGTGGACGAGGCGGATGCGTTGCTGGTATTGGCCTGCGGTGCCGGCATCCAGTCAATTTCGTCAAGCACCCCGAAGAAAACGGTTGCCGGCCTGAATACCCTTTTCCTCGGTAATATCCGCCGTTTCGGACACTTTGAACAGAAATGCTCCCTCTGCGGCGACTGTATCCTCACTGAAACCGGCTGCATCTGTCCGGTAACCGTCTGCCCCAAGGGACTTTTGAATGGACCTTGCGGTGGCATGGACAACGGCCGGTGTGAGACGGACAAGGAAAGGGAGTGTGTCTGGTTCCAGATCTACGAGCGCCTCAAGGCCAGGGATGCATTGGATAAGCTGAAAAAAACCGTTTCTCAGAAGGATTATTCCGGAATGCTCAAGCCGGGGACCCTGAAGCTGGAGAAAGAAATCCCCCGATGA
- a CDS encoding methylenetetrahydrofolate reductase: MISRLQQKLMTGSFVLTAEVCPPKGSDCSEFLEKARKLAPLVDAVNVTDNQGATMRISPLAAAALLVREGIEPIYQITCRDRNRLALQSDLLGAAALGINNVLALSGDHISFGDHRAGKPVFDLDSVQLLHAIRGLGEGMDLAGKSITGLPSFFVGAAAAPEAEPFELTTFKLEKKVVAGASFFQTQAIFDPERLALFAEAIKPLQVKVIAGILLLKSAGMARYVNNNIPGLKVPAALIEELEKATDPLAAGVDIAKRLAAACKPHCHGLHIMAMGREDLIPEILESVKSEE, from the coding sequence ATGATCTCCCGACTGCAGCAAAAACTCATGACAGGCAGCTTTGTCCTGACTGCTGAGGTCTGTCCTCCCAAAGGATCCGACTGCAGCGAATTTCTGGAAAAGGCCCGAAAGCTGGCACCGTTGGTGGATGCGGTCAATGTCACCGATAACCAGGGGGCGACAATGCGAATTTCCCCCCTGGCTGCAGCTGCTCTCCTGGTGCGGGAAGGGATTGAGCCGATCTATCAGATTACCTGTCGCGACAGAAACCGGCTGGCCCTGCAGAGCGACCTGCTTGGTGCGGCAGCGCTGGGCATAAACAATGTCTTGGCACTGTCCGGAGATCACATTTCTTTCGGGGACCACCGTGCAGGCAAACCGGTCTTCGATCTTGATTCGGTCCAGCTGCTACATGCCATAAGGGGGCTAGGTGAAGGGATGGATCTGGCTGGGAAGAGCATCACAGGTTTACCGTCTTTTTTTGTCGGTGCGGCCGCAGCCCCCGAAGCCGAACCTTTTGAACTTACCACCTTCAAGCTGGAGAAGAAGGTAGTTGCAGGAGCAAGCTTTTTTCAGACCCAGGCTATTTTCGACCCGGAGCGCCTCGCCCTTTTCGCTGAGGCGATAAAACCGCTTCAGGTGAAGGTAATAGCCGGTATCCTGCTTCTCAAATCGGCGGGCATGGCACGATATGTCAACAACAATATCCCTGGACTGAAAGTGCCGGCTGCATTGATAGAAGAACTGGAAAAAGCGACAGATCCGCTGGCAGCCGGTGTCGACATTGCCAAAAGGCTTGCCGCTGCCTGCAAACCCCATTGCCATGGGCTGCACATCATGGCCATGGGGAGAGAAGACCTGATTCCTGAAATCCTGGAGTCGGTGAAGAGTGAAGAGTGA
- the galU gene encoding UTP--glucose-1-phosphate uridylyltransferase GalU: MQVKKAVFPVAGLGTRFLPATKSTPKEMLPLIDKPLVQYVVEEAVASGIEQILFVTGRSKRAIEDHFDISFELESLLYDKGKDAELSQIRDIAEMMNIFYVRQKQALGLGHAILCAKEFIGNEPFAVLLGDDIIDGKKPCLGQLLEVYRKYRGPVLALEQVPMENISSYGCVAANTISDRIYEVVDMVEKPKQEDAPSDLAIIGRYILTPDIFPILEKQEPGKGGEIQLTDAIKKLAKDEAIYGCRFEGIRHDCGDKLGFLKATVDMALKREEFNGDFERFLRERLDCVKR; the protein is encoded by the coding sequence ATGCAGGTGAAAAAAGCAGTATTTCCCGTTGCCGGGCTTGGCACCAGGTTTCTTCCCGCAACAAAGTCCACCCCAAAAGAGATGCTCCCCCTGATTGACAAGCCTCTGGTGCAGTATGTGGTTGAAGAGGCGGTTGCCTCGGGCATCGAACAGATACTCTTCGTCACCGGCAGGAGCAAGCGGGCTATTGAGGACCATTTCGACATCTCTTTCGAGCTGGAATCACTGCTGTACGACAAGGGGAAGGACGCTGAACTCAGCCAGATCAGGGATATTGCCGAGATGATGAATATCTTCTACGTGCGGCAGAAACAGGCACTCGGTCTTGGCCATGCCATCCTCTGCGCCAAGGAATTCATCGGCAACGAACCCTTTGCCGTTCTGCTGGGTGATGACATCATCGACGGCAAAAAACCATGTCTGGGACAACTGCTGGAGGTCTACCGCAAGTATCGCGGGCCGGTCCTGGCGCTGGAACAGGTGCCCATGGAGAATATCTCTTCCTATGGCTGTGTCGCCGCCAACACTATCTCGGACCGGATCTACGAGGTGGTGGATATGGTGGAAAAGCCGAAGCAGGAGGATGCCCCGTCCGATCTGGCGATAATCGGCCGCTACATTCTCACCCCGGATATCTTCCCCATTCTTGAAAAACAGGAGCCGGGCAAGGGGGGAGAGATCCAGCTTACCGATGCCATAAAGAAACTGGCAAAGGATGAAGCTATTTACGGCTGCCGTTTCGAAGGCATCCGCCATGACTGTGGCGACAAGCTGGGCTTTCTCAAGGCCACAGTTGATATGGCCTTGAAGCGGGAGGAATTCAACGGCGACTTCGAGAGGTTCCTGCGGGAACGGCTGGACTGCGTCAAACGGTGA
- a CDS encoding energy transducer TonB, whose translation MSDKHIEKIFLYLLAISLLLHVAVFAFFILFPQEKNPPKQEPYMVELRDLPEVKAPPPQEQKKTSRLAEKQRRVPKEIAPKGEREVERLAPPLQPPVAKPGQQATREEIRIPQRQERGIIPREEAPRGESVFKPNRQEQPSLAKLFPSSGKMAKIEENYRKKYGPEVEDGEASFLNTDDILFGSFLRRFETAVYGVWRYPQEAARHGIQGVTPVRITFNRKGEVVDVKLLESSGSRILDEEVLRTLREIGRIGSFPRGYTKDTFKLIAFFQYINSSSGIRGSLH comes from the coding sequence ATGTCCGACAAGCACATAGAAAAGATATTCCTCTATCTCCTGGCAATATCCCTCCTCCTCCACGTGGCGGTATTCGCATTCTTTATCCTGTTCCCCCAGGAAAAGAACCCCCCGAAACAGGAACCGTACATGGTCGAATTGCGGGACCTGCCGGAGGTTAAGGCGCCGCCCCCTCAAGAGCAAAAAAAGACAAGCAGACTGGCGGAAAAGCAGCGACGGGTTCCAAAAGAAATCGCACCTAAAGGTGAGCGGGAAGTAGAGCGGCTGGCGCCGCCGTTACAGCCACCAGTGGCGAAACCGGGGCAACAGGCGACAAGAGAGGAGATAAGAATACCGCAACGGCAGGAGCGTGGCATCATACCCCGTGAGGAAGCCCCACGGGGAGAAAGCGTCTTTAAACCAAACCGGCAGGAGCAGCCATCCCTGGCAAAGCTTTTTCCAAGCTCCGGCAAAATGGCCAAAATAGAAGAAAACTACCGCAAAAAATATGGACCCGAGGTGGAGGACGGCGAGGCTTCTTTTCTCAACACCGATGATATTTTGTTCGGGTCATTCCTGCGCCGGTTCGAGACGGCGGTTTACGGGGTATGGCGCTACCCACAGGAAGCGGCCCGACATGGCATTCAAGGCGTAACACCGGTAAGGATCACCTTCAACAGAAAGGGCGAAGTGGTTGATGTCAAATTGCTGGAGAGCTCGGGAAGCAGAATTCTTGATGAAGAGGTCCTGAGGACTTTGCGTGAAATCGGCCGTATAGGTTCATTCCCCCGTGGCTACACGAAAGACACCTTCAAGCTGATAGCTTTCTTTCAGTACATCAACAGCAGCAGCGGCATCAGAGGATCACTTCACTAA
- a CDS encoding TMEM165/GDT1 family protein — translation MDLSVFISTFGIIFLAELGDKTQLTAMALATKYPWKRIFIGIAAAFAVLNIGAVVIGQVLFSFLPLFWIKMVSGILFLFFGITTLRSAGFSQEEEEAEENQLKTKGPVATSFIMILLAELGDKTQLVTTSLSAQHDSTLSVFAGSTLALWIVSLLGIFVGKQLTRFVPLSTIHKGAGCLFLIFGIAILYQAF, via the coding sequence ATGGATCTCAGCGTTTTTATCAGCACCTTCGGCATAATTTTCCTTGCAGAATTAGGGGACAAGACACAACTTACCGCCATGGCACTGGCGACAAAATATCCCTGGAAAAGGATCTTCATCGGCATAGCTGCAGCCTTCGCCGTGCTTAATATAGGTGCAGTCGTCATCGGCCAGGTATTGTTCTCCTTCCTTCCCCTGTTCTGGATCAAGATGGTTTCAGGCATACTCTTCCTTTTCTTCGGCATCACCACCCTGAGGTCGGCCGGGTTTTCCCAGGAGGAAGAAGAGGCGGAAGAAAATCAATTGAAAACAAAGGGACCGGTAGCAACTTCGTTTATCATGATTCTGCTGGCGGAACTGGGTGACAAGACACAGTTGGTAACCACCAGCCTCTCTGCCCAGCATGATTCCACGCTGTCAGTTTTTGCTGGGTCAACATTGGCCTTGTGGATTGTTTCCCTGCTCGGTATATTCGTCGGTAAACAACTTACACGCTTTGTCCCTCTTTCCACCATTCACAAGGGAGCCGGCTGCCTTTTTCTTATCTTCGGCATCGCCATTCTCTACCAGGCGTTCTGA
- a CDS encoding amidohydrolase family protein has product MKPAENFKLFDAHFHIIDGRFPLVPNQGYLPEMFTCEDYLARMKGYRLAGGAVVSGSFQAYDQSYLIDALEKLGPGFVGVTQLPASASDEELLRLNGAGVRAVRFNLKRGGSEDIRHLEKFARRVYDLAGWHVELYVDARELGDLYETLVGLPAVSIDHLGLSGDGFPVLLKLAERGVRVKATGFGRIDFHVPTALKELCAVNPETLMFGTDLPSTRAPRPYRDDDFTLVIETLGEEKAKKVLWENAAAFYGVTGALARKS; this is encoded by the coding sequence ATGAAGCCGGCTGAAAATTTCAAATTGTTTGACGCCCACTTTCACATCATCGACGGCCGGTTTCCTCTGGTTCCGAACCAGGGCTACCTGCCCGAGATGTTCACCTGCGAGGATTATCTTGCCAGGATGAAGGGGTACCGGCTTGCCGGGGGTGCCGTAGTATCCGGCTCCTTTCAGGCATACGACCAGAGCTACCTGATCGACGCCCTGGAAAAACTGGGCCCCGGCTTTGTCGGTGTGACCCAGTTGCCGGCTTCAGCTTCCGATGAGGAGCTGCTGCGGCTGAATGGGGCCGGAGTACGCGCCGTGAGGTTCAATTTGAAACGGGGAGGATCGGAGGATATCCGGCATCTGGAAAAGTTTGCGCGGCGGGTATACGATCTGGCAGGGTGGCATGTGGAGCTGTACGTGGATGCCCGGGAGCTGGGGGACCTGTATGAGACGCTGGTCGGCCTGCCTGCTGTCAGCATCGATCACCTGGGGCTTTCAGGTGACGGTTTTCCCGTGCTCCTCAAGCTAGCAGAACGGGGGGTACGAGTCAAGGCAACGGGCTTTGGGCGGATAGATTTCCATGTGCCGACAGCCCTTAAGGAGCTCTGTGCGGTAAACCCGGAGACGTTGATGTTCGGAACCGATCTCCCCTCCACAAGGGCGCCGAGACCCTACCGAGATGACGATTTTACCTTGGTGATAGAGACCCTGGGAGAGGAGAAGGCAAAAAAAGTGCTCTGGGAGAATGCTGCTGCTTTTTATGGCGTCACCGGGGCGCTCGCCCGGAAAAGCTAG
- a CDS encoding electron transfer flavoprotein subunit beta/FixA family protein, whose translation MLIVACIKQVPDTTQVQIDPVTNTLVREGIPFIVNPYDTHALEESLRLKDRFGCRVAAISMGPPNAEATLKKALALGVDEAILLSDRVFGGADTLATSNVLAAAIRKLSEEEEVGLVICGKQTIDGDTAQVGPGIATRLGFTQLTLIDRVEDFDPKGRKIRVRRKLEGRHEMVEAPLPAMLTVVRELNRPRYPTVPMRLASVDAEVKVWNNQVLKLDEQKIGLKGSPTWVSRIFSPEREKGEIIGEGIQDPKQTARLLVEKLLSKDLLSI comes from the coding sequence ATGCTGATAGTCGCCTGCATCAAACAGGTTCCGGACACCACCCAGGTGCAGATCGACCCGGTTACCAACACCCTGGTCCGGGAAGGAATTCCCTTTATCGTCAATCCCTACGACACCCATGCACTGGAAGAAAGCCTGCGACTGAAAGATCGTTTCGGTTGCCGGGTTGCAGCCATCTCCATGGGGCCTCCCAATGCGGAGGCCACACTGAAAAAGGCCCTGGCCCTGGGCGTTGATGAAGCGATACTGCTCAGCGACCGGGTTTTCGGCGGCGCCGATACCCTGGCCACGAGCAATGTCCTGGCTGCTGCCATCCGCAAATTATCGGAAGAGGAAGAAGTGGGGCTGGTCATCTGCGGCAAGCAGACTATCGACGGAGATACGGCCCAGGTCGGCCCCGGTATTGCCACCCGTCTCGGTTTCACCCAGCTTACCCTCATCGACCGTGTCGAGGATTTCGACCCTAAAGGCCGCAAAATACGTGTCAGGCGCAAGCTTGAAGGGCGGCACGAGATGGTCGAGGCGCCGCTCCCTGCCATGCTGACCGTCGTTCGCGAACTGAACCGTCCCCGTTACCCGACGGTTCCCATGCGATTGGCATCAGTGGATGCGGAGGTAAAAGTATGGAACAATCAGGTGTTGAAGCTCGATGAGCAGAAAATAGGACTGAAGGGCTCGCCAACCTGGGTGAGCCGGATCTTTTCCCCTGAACGTGAAAAGGGAGAGATCATCGGCGAAGGCATCCAGGACCCGAAGCAAACTGCCCGGCTGCTGGTGGAGAAGCTGTTGAGCAAGGATCTGCTCTCAATTTGA
- a CDS encoding FAD-binding protein: MTEEIKKPLKKPRGKACVLEGKCIACGARCQSSCPVDAIEMNEAGEPVINPDKCIGCVKCVKVCPAQAIEMFFTPEEQKILDEILKQGAPAVEEMDEEAASLAKKLAAYRGVWVFIEQTEGEAAKVSWELLGKGKELAAALGVELSAVVIGENVEHLCREAFAYGAVKAYLMDAPVFHYYRTESYLRGINHLIDKYKPEIILMGATGLGRDLAGAVATVVGTGLTADCTGLAIDDKRNLMQTRPAFGGNIMATIMCDKFRPQMATVRPHVMPMAEHKPGATGEIIRETCPVREEDILVKVLEIISDKKKDQVDVAGADFIVSGGRGMMGKENFAMLQELANELGGVVGASRSAVDAGWMPQERQVGQTGKTVRPKIYIACGISGAIQHLVGMQDSDVIIAINRDKEAPIFEVATYGIVGDLFQIVPAFTNLLREMKAAKGSK; the protein is encoded by the coding sequence ATGACCGAAGAAATAAAAAAACCCCTGAAAAAACCACGCGGCAAGGCCTGCGTTCTGGAAGGTAAGTGCATTGCCTGCGGCGCCCGCTGCCAGAGTTCCTGCCCGGTGGATGCCATAGAGATGAATGAAGCCGGCGAACCGGTGATCAACCCGGATAAGTGCATCGGCTGTGTCAAGTGCGTCAAAGTCTGCCCTGCCCAGGCCATCGAGATGTTCTTCACCCCCGAAGAGCAGAAGATTCTCGACGAGATCCTGAAGCAGGGTGCCCCTGCCGTTGAGGAAATGGATGAAGAGGCTGCTTCCCTGGCGAAGAAGCTCGCAGCCTACCGTGGAGTCTGGGTTTTTATCGAACAGACCGAAGGTGAAGCCGCCAAGGTATCCTGGGAATTGCTCGGCAAGGGAAAAGAACTGGCTGCGGCCCTTGGCGTTGAGCTTTCCGCGGTGGTCATTGGCGAAAATGTGGAGCATCTCTGCCGCGAAGCCTTCGCCTATGGTGCCGTCAAGGCCTATCTCATGGACGCCCCGGTCTTCCATTACTACCGTACCGAAAGCTATCTCAGGGGTATCAACCACCTGATCGACAAGTACAAACCGGAGATCATCCTCATGGGCGCCACCGGCCTTGGCCGCGACCTGGCCGGCGCCGTGGCCACTGTCGTCGGCACCGGCCTCACCGCCGACTGCACCGGCCTTGCCATCGATGACAAGCGCAACCTGATGCAGACCCGCCCCGCCTTCGGCGGCAACATCATGGCCACCATCATGTGCGATAAGTTCCGTCCCCAGATGGCCACAGTCCGTCCCCACGTCATGCCCATGGCCGAACACAAGCCCGGCGCAACGGGTGAAATCATCCGCGAAACCTGTCCCGTACGTGAAGAAGACATCCTGGTCAAGGTGCTGGAGATTATCAGCGACAAGAAAAAAGACCAGGTGGATGTGGCTGGCGCCGATTTCATCGTCTCCGGCGGCCGGGGCATGATGGGCAAGGAAAACTTTGCCATGCTCCAGGAATTGGCCAATGAATTGGGCGGCGTGGTCGGCGCTTCGAGAAGTGCAGTGGATGCAGGCTGGATGCCGCAGGAGCGCCAGGTGGGGCAAACCGGTAAGACCGTTCGCCCAAAGATATATATCGCCTGTGGCATCTCCGGAGCTATCCAGCATCTGGTGGGGATGCAGGATTCCGATGTCATTATCGCCATCAACCGCGACAAGGAGGCCCCCATTTTCGAGGTGGCCACCTACGGTATCGTCGGCGACCTTTTCCAGATCGTGCCGGCCTTTACCAATCTCCTGAGGGAGATGAAGGCTGCGAAAGGCTCAAAGTAA